A DNA window from Helianthus annuus cultivar XRQ/B chromosome 15, HanXRQr2.0-SUNRISE, whole genome shotgun sequence contains the following coding sequences:
- the LOC110913178 gene encoding F-box/kelch-repeat protein At3g23880 yields the protein MATAHNMCPELIVEIFTRLPTQSLLRFRSVSKSICGMIGSPDFIRLHSVRSPKKFTVIHRVNYKAEGITKSMYTINSAGEGQLSYMGTTPIEYPFGHVNIVGSCNGILCVYESDKRSIHLWNPSIRRKATVLFPPVWTPGLAIGFGFDPSIDDYKILWTRSTRRGGEVSFVYTMKTHTWRVIASHADMDRRS from the coding sequence ATGGCGACGGCTCATAACATGTGCCCAGAGCTGATTGTTGAAATCTTCACAAGGTTACCGACGCAATCCCTTCTCCGGTTTAGATCAGTGTCGAAATCAATATGTGGTATGATCGGCAGCCCAGATTTCATCCGATTGCATTCTGTTCGATCCCCGAAGAAATTCACGGTGATACACCGGGTTAATTACAAAGCAGAAGGAATCACTAAAAGCATGTATACAATAAATTCGGCAGGGGAGGGGCAACTGTCATACATGGGCACAACACCAATCGAGTATCCTTTCGGACATGTGAATATCGTTGGTTCATGTAACGGGATTCTTTGTGTTTATGAATCTGACAAAAGAAGTATTCATCTCTGGAACCCGTCAATCAGGCGCAAAGCAACCGTGCTTTTTCCTCCGGTTTGGACTCCTGGCTTGGCCATAGGGTTTGGTTTCGACCCAAGTATCGACGATTACAAGATTTTGTGGACACGGTCCACACGGAGAGGAGGAGAGGTTTCGTTTGTTTACACCATGAAGACACACACTTGGCGTGTGATTGCTTCCCATGCTGATATGGATCGCCGGTCGTGA